From the genome of Spinacia oleracea cultivar Varoflay chromosome 2, BTI_SOV_V1, whole genome shotgun sequence, one region includes:
- the LOC130467907 gene encoding ATP-dependent DNA helicase Q-like SIM, whose product MEALGAWFSQQDCLVLAATGSGKSLCFQLPALLTGKVVVVISPLISLMHDQCLKLSKHGISACFLGSGQPDNTVEKKAMNGMYSVVYVCLETLLSFHCLMRCIMHTNKSTSEACGEPWNSFICHR is encoded by the exons ATGGAAGCTCTTGGTGCTTGGTTTTCTCAGCAAGACTGTCTTGTTCTTGCAGCAACAGGGTCTG GGAAATCTCTGTGCTTTCAGCTACCTGCGCTTTTGACAGGGAAGGTCGTGGTCGTGATTTCTCCATTGATAAGCTTGATGCATGACCAGTGCTTAAAGCTATCAAAACATGGCATCTCTGCATGTTTCCTTGGATCAGGACAACCAGATAACACCGTTGAGAAGAAAGCAATGAACGGCATGTATTCCGTTGTATACGTTTGCCTCGAAACACTGCTTAG CTTTCACTGTCTGATGAGGTGTATAATGCATACTAATAAGTCCACTTCAGAGGCTTGCGGAGAACCGTGGAATAGCTTTATTTGCCATCGATGA